Proteins from a single region of Ziziphus jujuba cultivar Dongzao chromosome 1, ASM3175591v1:
- the LOC107421389 gene encoding spermidine hydroxycinnamoyl transferase translates to MGVPFIEAESDSELDEYFRDLYAAPSSLKYDKLVPTVDYSTTPIHERPLLLVQLTSFSSCGLVCLGLSMSHTVIDGYSAFHFLSEWTRFARNKPLETVPFLDRKAAFRAGDPPLAPTIDNPPLPSLSIHADKDKKKKGKRVASAILKLSKDQVERLKHMANEGRSETTRAYTRFESLAGYIWRCTCKARKHRMDHHPTGLAIYVDARSRMKPPLPKGYFGNAAVDVIATGDAGELVSKPLGFAASRVREAIERVTDEYVRSTINYLKNQPDLTWFKDIDEPQSIDDLGFTSTGIKPDQFVVSWLTFPIYGVDFGWGDEIYFDPGTYEHFDGATFIMPSPSGDGSVIVALDLEAPYMETFKEDFYRDIHNSMKLN, encoded by the coding sequence ATGGGGGTTCCATTCATCGAAGCCGAATCGGATTCCGAACTCGACGAATATTTCAGAGACTTGTATGCAGCTCCGTCTTCACTGAAATATGATAAACTCGTCCCAACTGTGGACTATAGCACCACGCCAATCCATGAGCGTCCTCTTTTGCTTGTCCAACTCACAAGCTTCTCTTCTTGTGGTCTCGTCTGCCTCGGCCTTTCCATGTCGCATACAGTTATTGATGGTTACAGTGCGTTTCATTTTTTGTCTGAGTGGACTAGGTTTGCCCGGAATAAGCCATTAGAGACGGTTCCGTTTCTAGACCGTAAAGCCGCTTTTCGTGCTGGAGATCCTCCACTTGCTCCAACTATTGATAATCCTCCTCTACCTTCGTTATCGATCCATGCAGACAAggataaaaagaagaaggggaaaAGAGTCGCCAGCGCGATTCTAAAGCTTTCAAAAGATCAAGTGGAGAGACTCAAACACATGGCAAACGAGGGCCGCAGCGAAACCACTAGGGCTTACACTCGTTTCGAGAGTTTGGCTGGCTACATTTGGAGATGCACATGCAAAGCTCGGAAGCATAGGATGGATCATCATCCAACTGGATTAGCCATCTACGTGGATGCACGTAGCCGTATGAAGCCGCCGTTGCCGAAGGGCTACTTCGGCAACGCGGCGGTGGATGTGATCGCCACAGGCGATGCGGGCGAGTTGGTGTCGAAGCCGTTAGGGTTTGCGGCGAGCAGAGTGAGGGAAGCGATCGAGAGAGTGACGGACGAGTACGTTAGGTCAACCATTAATTACTTAAAGAATCAACCGGACTTGACATGGTTTAAAGATATTGATGAACCGCAGAGTATTGACGATCTAGGGTTTACCAGTACTGGAATAAAGCCTGATCAGTTCGTTGTGAGCTGGTTGACGTTTCCGATATACGGTGTGGACTTCGGGTGGGGAGATGAAATCTATTTTGATCCAGGAACGTATGAACATTTTGATGGAGCGACGTTTATTATGCCTAGTCCTAGTGGTGATGGATCAGTGATTGTTGCACTAGACTTGGAAGCGCCTTATATGGAAACTTTCAAAGAGGATTTCTACAGAGATATCCACAATTCTATGAAGCTAAATTAA